One region of Intestinimonas massiliensis (ex Afouda et al. 2020) genomic DNA includes:
- a CDS encoding glycosyltransferase family 2 protein has product MNQPLVSIIVPVYNVAPYLEQCVESIRTQSYSNFQCFLVDDGSTDGSAALCDRAAAADSRFIALHKSNSGVSDARNQAMDLAEGKYLQFADGDDWLAPDATETFVRAAEITGCDLVIAHFYRVAGERQARRGHIKTGGVMTRREFAEQMVKAPANYYYGVLWNKLYRRSTVEANRLRCDRRMAWCEDFLFNLEYIQYARLIAAVPRAVYYYRKREDSLVNTQTGLRRLIRTKKETFAAYKELYQKLDLYEEQKGRIYGYLLSAATDGAVSPLEGLLRPREPGE; this is encoded by the coding sequence GTGAATCAGCCCCTGGTCAGCATCATCGTTCCGGTCTACAACGTGGCGCCCTACCTGGAGCAGTGCGTAGAGAGCATCCGGACCCAGAGCTACTCCAATTTCCAGTGCTTTCTGGTGGACGACGGCAGTACCGACGGCTCCGCCGCCCTGTGTGACCGGGCGGCGGCCGCCGACAGCCGCTTTATCGCCCTGCACAAGTCCAACAGCGGCGTGTCCGACGCCCGGAATCAGGCCATGGACCTGGCCGAGGGCAAGTACCTCCAGTTTGCCGACGGGGACGACTGGCTTGCCCCCGACGCCACCGAGACCTTCGTCCGGGCCGCGGAGATTACCGGCTGCGACCTGGTGATCGCCCACTTTTACCGGGTGGCCGGGGAGCGGCAGGCCCGGCGCGGCCACATCAAGACCGGCGGCGTCATGACCCGCCGGGAGTTTGCCGAGCAAATGGTGAAGGCCCCGGCCAACTACTACTACGGCGTGCTGTGGAACAAGCTCTACCGCCGCAGCACTGTGGAGGCCAACCGTCTGCGCTGCGACCGCCGGATGGCCTGGTGCGAGGACTTCCTGTTCAACCTGGAGTACATCCAGTACGCCCGGCTCATCGCGGCGGTGCCCCGGGCGGTGTACTACTACCGCAAGCGGGAGGACAGCCTGGTCAACACCCAGACCGGCCTGCGGCGGCTGATCCGGACCAAGAAGGAGACCTTTGCCGCGTACAAGGAGCTCTACCAGAAGCTGGATCTGTACGAGGAGCAGAAGGGCCGCATCTACGGCTATCTGCTCTCCGCCGCCACCGACGGCGCGGTGTCCCCCCTGGAGGGGCTCCTCCGGCCCAGAGAACCCGGGGAATAA
- a CDS encoding copper amine oxidase N-terminal domain-containing protein, with product MKHTLKRVLAMGTALVLTLGLSTAALAAEGEEPPVSPAPAAEQTIAVQLDGQNLTFTDAVPQVKDQRTFLPFRAVFEAMGAEVSNEGDVITAARDGKTLTMTIGSAEATLTEGETATVITMDVAPYVDSATWRTYVPVRFAAQAFGCAVGWDQDDQTAVIVDTEKLLGSAKAGKEYTILAKYLEYSRQFNEGAWAVTADFDADLSMMGMGPATVDGTLEGVVADAVKAQMSMNMKLDLEELMADLSALAAAGTSEEPAAPTAEEQALLTALKEKGVGLEMRMDMDKGMLYMTFTGEALEALGLPADTWYSMDMGALFEQLGMDYAELMDLSKTLDASAMLEAMLQSADLSDKDTAYATVAGLVDSAAKLLSDEGFQKNGSDYTTAYTYTQDGADMTLSFTLNTKNDKVVGYAMDIKMTMVTGAETGETTEVMTMTMGMDEKNHMTAEMKMDMLGLMSMNMTISGDYKTTDKTPAVEPPAGAVVVPFEELGMETAAPETAA from the coding sequence ATGAAGCATACCCTGAAGCGGGTCCTCGCCATGGGGACTGCCCTGGTCCTGACCCTGGGCCTGTCCACCGCCGCCCTGGCGGCCGAGGGGGAGGAGCCCCCTGTCAGCCCCGCCCCCGCCGCCGAGCAGACCATCGCCGTTCAACTGGACGGCCAGAACCTGACCTTTACCGACGCCGTGCCCCAGGTGAAGGACCAGCGCACCTTCCTGCCCTTCCGCGCCGTGTTTGAGGCCATGGGCGCCGAGGTGTCCAACGAGGGCGACGTCATCACCGCCGCTCGGGACGGCAAGACCCTGACCATGACCATCGGCTCCGCCGAGGCCACCCTCACCGAGGGTGAGACCGCCACCGTCATCACCATGGACGTGGCGCCCTATGTGGATTCCGCCACCTGGCGCACCTATGTGCCCGTCCGCTTCGCCGCCCAGGCCTTCGGCTGCGCCGTGGGCTGGGATCAGGACGACCAGACGGCCGTCATCGTGGACACCGAGAAGCTGCTGGGCAGCGCCAAGGCGGGCAAGGAGTACACCATCCTGGCCAAATACTTGGAGTACAGCCGGCAGTTCAACGAGGGCGCCTGGGCCGTGACCGCCGACTTTGACGCTGACCTGAGCATGATGGGCATGGGCCCCGCCACCGTGGACGGCACCCTGGAGGGCGTGGTGGCGGACGCCGTCAAGGCCCAGATGTCCATGAACATGAAGCTGGACCTGGAGGAGCTCATGGCCGACCTGTCCGCCCTGGCCGCCGCCGGCACCAGCGAGGAGCCCGCCGCGCCGACCGCCGAGGAGCAGGCTCTGCTGACCGCCCTGAAGGAGAAGGGCGTCGGCCTGGAGATGCGCATGGACATGGACAAGGGCATGCTGTACATGACCTTTACCGGCGAAGCGCTGGAGGCCCTGGGCCTGCCCGCCGACACCTGGTACTCCATGGATATGGGCGCCCTGTTTGAGCAACTGGGCATGGACTACGCCGAGCTGATGGACCTGTCTAAGACCCTGGACGCCTCCGCCATGCTGGAGGCCATGCTCCAGAGCGCCGACCTGTCCGATAAGGACACCGCCTACGCCACCGTCGCCGGCCTGGTGGATTCCGCCGCCAAGCTGCTCTCCGACGAGGGCTTCCAGAAGAACGGCAGCGACTACACCACCGCCTACACCTATACCCAGGACGGCGCCGACATGACCCTGTCCTTCACCCTGAACACCAAGAACGACAAGGTGGTGGGCTACGCCATGGACATCAAGATGACCATGGTCACCGGCGCCGAGACCGGCGAGACCACTGAGGTCATGACCATGACCATGGGCATGGATGAGAAAAACCACATGACCGCCGAGATGAAGATGGATATGCTGGGCCTGATGAGCATGAACATGACCATCTCCGGCGACTACAAGACCACCGACAAGACCCCCGCCGTGGAGCCCCCCGCCGGCGCCGTTGTGGTGCCCTTCGAGGAGCTGGGGATGGAGACCGCCGCGCCTGAGACGGCCGCCTGA
- a CDS encoding pyruvate carboxylase: protein MSECNFKKVLVANRGEIAIRVFRACYDLGLHTVAMYSNEDTYALFRTKADEAYLIGENKSPLGAYLDIPAILDLARRRGVDAIHPGYGFLSENADFARACEAAGINFVGPPSHILAQMGDKLAAKATAIACNVPTIPGSTEPLKDADDAVARAVSYGFPIILKAAAGGGGRGMRRCDNEEEVRLQFQLVKNEAKKAFGNEDIFIEKFLVEPKHIEVQILADQHGNVYHLGERDCSLQRRYQKVVEFAPAWSVPKDTIERLRADAVKIARHVGYINAGTVEFLVDRNGSHYFIEMNPRIQVEHTVTEMVTGIDLVRAQILIAEGLPMSDPRIGLTCQEDLHINGYAIQCRVTTEDPRNNFAPDTGKITAYRSGGGFGVRLDGGNAYAGAVVSPYYDSLLVKVTAWDNTFQGACRRATRAISEEHVRGVKTNIPFVTNILTHPTFHAGKCHTKFIDDTPELFDIDTGRDRATKVLKYIAEIQVQNPSAERRQLDVPRFPPYENTPPKCTGLKQVLDQGGPEAVKQWVLDQKKLLVTDTTMRDAHQSLLSTRMRTRDLVKGAEGTAEILNDCFSLEMWGGATFDVAYRFLHESPWERLDLLRAKIPNIPFQMLLRGANAVGYTNYPDNLIREFVKESAVSGIDVFRVFDSLNWLPGMEVAMDEVLKQNKLLEATICYTGDVLDPKRDKYTLDYYVRMAKELEKRGAHLLCIKDMSGLLKPYAAKKLVTALKQEVGLPIHLHTHDTSGNQVAALLMAAEAGVDIVDAAIDSMASMTSQPSLNAVVTALKGQDRDTGLDPDKLQKLSDYWADVRLRYAAFEAGIKNPSTDIYRYEMPGGQYTNLKSQVESLGLGHQFEDVKEMYKAVNDMLGDIVKVTPSSKMVGDLAIFMVQNGLTPDNIVEKGAALTFPDSVVSYFKGMMGQPAWGFPEDLQKVVLKGEAPITCRPGELLPPVDFEAVEKKMRAFMGDDRINRRAMVSYCLYPKVYEEYRKHRKEYGYIMRMGSHVFFNGMALGETNKINIEDGKTLVIKYLGLGDLNEDGTRNVQFELNGMRREIAVPDPHADVQTHTVALADPEDKSQVGASIPGMVSKVSVQPGDAVEENQVIAVIEAMKMETSVVARMAGVIDQVLVREGSSVKAGELLMTIKVK from the coding sequence GTGTCAGAATGCAATTTCAAGAAGGTCTTGGTTGCAAACCGCGGCGAGATCGCCATCCGGGTGTTCCGGGCCTGCTACGACCTGGGGCTCCACACGGTGGCCATGTACTCCAACGAGGACACCTACGCCCTGTTCCGCACCAAGGCGGACGAAGCCTATCTGATCGGTGAGAACAAGTCTCCCCTGGGGGCCTATCTGGACATCCCCGCCATCCTCGACCTGGCCAGGCGCCGGGGCGTGGACGCCATCCACCCCGGGTACGGCTTCCTGTCCGAGAACGCTGACTTTGCCCGGGCCTGCGAGGCGGCGGGGATCAACTTTGTCGGCCCCCCCTCCCACATCCTGGCCCAGATGGGCGACAAGCTGGCCGCCAAGGCCACGGCCATCGCCTGCAATGTGCCCACCATCCCCGGCTCTACCGAGCCCCTGAAGGACGCCGACGACGCGGTGGCCCGGGCAGTGAGCTATGGCTTCCCCATCATCCTCAAGGCTGCCGCCGGCGGCGGCGGGCGCGGCATGCGCCGCTGCGACAACGAGGAGGAGGTCCGCCTCCAGTTCCAGCTCGTCAAGAATGAGGCCAAAAAGGCCTTCGGCAACGAGGACATCTTCATCGAGAAGTTCCTGGTGGAGCCCAAGCACATCGAGGTCCAGATCCTGGCCGACCAGCACGGCAACGTCTATCACCTGGGGGAGCGGGACTGCTCCCTCCAGCGCCGCTACCAGAAGGTGGTGGAGTTCGCCCCCGCCTGGAGCGTCCCCAAGGATACCATTGAACGGCTGCGGGCCGACGCGGTGAAGATCGCCCGCCACGTGGGCTACATCAACGCCGGCACCGTGGAGTTTCTGGTGGACCGGAACGGCAGCCACTACTTCATTGAGATGAACCCCCGGATTCAGGTGGAGCACACCGTCACCGAGATGGTCACCGGCATCGACCTGGTCCGGGCCCAGATCCTCATCGCCGAGGGCCTGCCCATGTCCGACCCCCGCATCGGCCTGACCTGCCAGGAGGACCTGCACATCAACGGCTACGCCATCCAGTGCCGGGTGACCACCGAGGACCCGCGGAATAACTTCGCTCCCGACACCGGCAAGATCACCGCCTACCGCTCCGGCGGCGGCTTCGGCGTGCGGCTGGACGGCGGCAACGCCTATGCCGGCGCGGTCGTCTCCCCCTACTATGACTCGCTGCTGGTTAAAGTCACCGCCTGGGACAACACCTTTCAGGGGGCCTGCCGCCGGGCAACCCGCGCCATCAGCGAGGAGCACGTCCGGGGCGTCAAGACCAACATTCCCTTTGTCACCAACATCCTCACCCACCCCACCTTTCACGCCGGCAAGTGCCACACCAAGTTCATCGACGACACGCCGGAGCTCTTCGACATCGACACCGGCCGGGACCGCGCCACCAAGGTCCTGAAATACATCGCGGAGATCCAGGTCCAGAACCCCTCCGCCGAGCGCAGGCAGCTGGACGTCCCCCGGTTCCCGCCCTATGAGAACACCCCGCCCAAGTGCACGGGCCTCAAGCAGGTGCTGGACCAGGGCGGCCCCGAGGCCGTCAAGCAGTGGGTGCTGGACCAGAAGAAGCTGCTGGTCACCGACACCACCATGCGCGACGCCCACCAGTCGCTGCTGTCCACCCGGATGCGTACCCGGGACCTGGTGAAGGGGGCCGAGGGCACCGCCGAGATTCTCAACGACTGCTTCTCCCTGGAAATGTGGGGCGGCGCCACCTTCGACGTGGCCTACCGCTTCCTCCACGAGTCTCCCTGGGAACGGCTGGACCTGCTGCGGGCCAAGATCCCCAACATCCCCTTCCAGATGCTCCTGCGGGGCGCCAACGCCGTGGGCTACACCAACTACCCCGACAACCTGATCCGGGAATTTGTCAAGGAGTCCGCCGTCTCCGGCATCGACGTGTTCCGGGTCTTTGACTCGCTGAACTGGCTTCCCGGCATGGAGGTTGCCATGGACGAGGTCCTCAAGCAGAACAAGCTGCTGGAGGCCACCATCTGCTATACCGGCGACGTGCTGGACCCCAAGCGGGACAAATACACCCTGGACTACTACGTCCGGATGGCCAAGGAGCTGGAGAAGCGGGGGGCCCATCTGCTGTGCATCAAGGACATGTCCGGTCTGCTGAAGCCATACGCCGCCAAAAAGCTGGTGACGGCCCTCAAGCAGGAGGTGGGCCTGCCCATCCACCTGCACACCCACGACACCTCCGGCAACCAGGTGGCCGCCCTGCTGATGGCCGCCGAGGCCGGGGTGGACATCGTGGACGCCGCCATCGACTCCATGGCCTCCATGACCAGCCAGCCCTCTCTCAACGCCGTGGTCACCGCCCTGAAGGGTCAGGACCGCGACACCGGCCTGGACCCCGACAAGCTGCAAAAGCTGTCCGACTACTGGGCCGACGTGCGCCTGCGCTACGCCGCCTTTGAGGCGGGCATCAAGAACCCCTCCACCGACATCTACCGCTATGAGATGCCTGGCGGCCAGTACACCAACCTGAAAAGCCAGGTGGAGAGCCTGGGCCTGGGCCACCAGTTTGAGGACGTCAAGGAGATGTACAAGGCGGTCAACGACATGCTGGGGGACATCGTCAAGGTGACGCCGTCCTCCAAGATGGTGGGCGACCTGGCCATCTTCATGGTGCAGAACGGCCTGACCCCGGACAACATCGTGGAAAAGGGCGCCGCCCTCACCTTCCCCGACTCGGTGGTAAGCTACTTCAAGGGCATGATGGGCCAGCCCGCCTGGGGCTTCCCCGAGGACCTGCAGAAGGTGGTTCTCAAGGGCGAGGCGCCCATCACCTGCCGCCCGGGCGAGCTGCTGCCCCCGGTGGACTTCGAGGCCGTGGAGAAGAAGATGCGCGCCTTCATGGGCGACGACCGGATCAACCGCCGGGCCATGGTGTCCTACTGCCTGTACCCCAAGGTGTACGAGGAATACCGCAAGCACCGCAAGGAGTACGGCTACATCATGCGCATGGGCTCCCATGTGTTCTTCAACGGCATGGCTCTGGGCGAAACCAACAAGATCAACATTGAGGACGGCAAGACCCTGGTCATCAAATACCTGGGCCTGGGCGATCTGAACGAGGACGGCACCCGCAACGTCCAGTTCGAGCTCAACGGCATGCGCCGTGAGATCGCCGTGCCCGACCCCCACGCCGACGTGCAGACCCACACCGTAGCGCTGGCCGACCCGGAGGATAAGAGCCAGGTGGGCGCCTCCATCCCCGGTATGGTGTCCAAGGTCAGCGTCCAGCCCGGCGACGCCGTGGAGGAAAATCAGGTCATCGCCGTCATCGAGGCCATGAAGATGGAGACCTCGGTGGTGGCGCGTATGGCCGGCGTCATCGACCAGGTGCTGGTCAGGGAGGGCTCGTCCGTCAAGGCCGGCGAGCTGCTCATGACCATCAAGGTAAAGTAA
- a CDS encoding diaminopimelate decarboxylase, producing the protein MKQPFVTPDQLRAITARYPTPFHLYDEKGIRETARKLQAAFAWTPGFREYFAVKAPPPPAILKLLREEGCGVDCSSLTELMLSDRCGFTGGEIMFSSNETPAEEFQLAAKLGATINLDDFTLIDGLQDAIGYIPETISCRFNPGGVFQLGASKEGFQVMDTPGDSKYGFTREQLFEGFRKLKAMGAKRFGIHAFLASNTLSNDYYPALAGILFQLAVDLERETGADVAFINLSGGVGIPYRPDQPENDIMAIGAGVRDQYESILVPAGMGDVAIFTELGRYLLGPNGCLVTTAIREKHTYKEYIGVDACAANLMRPAMYGAYHHITVMGKEDAPCDHKYDVVGSLCENNDKFAIDRLLPRIDRGDLLVLHDTGAHGFSMGYNYNGKLRSAELLLQADGGVRLIRRAETPEDYFATMVFD; encoded by the coding sequence TTGAAACAGCCCTTTGTCACTCCGGATCAGCTCCGGGCCATCACCGCCCGCTACCCCACCCCCTTCCACCTCTACGACGAGAAGGGCATCCGGGAAACCGCCCGGAAGCTGCAGGCGGCCTTTGCCTGGACCCCCGGCTTCCGGGAGTATTTTGCCGTCAAGGCCCCCCCCCCCCCCGCCATTTTGAAGCTCCTCCGGGAGGAGGGCTGCGGCGTCGACTGCTCCTCCCTCACCGAGCTGATGCTCTCCGACCGCTGCGGGTTCACCGGCGGGGAGATCATGTTCTCCTCCAACGAGACTCCGGCGGAGGAGTTCCAACTGGCCGCCAAGCTGGGGGCCACCATCAACCTGGACGACTTCACTCTCATCGACGGCCTCCAGGACGCCATCGGCTATATCCCCGAAACCATCTCCTGCCGGTTCAACCCCGGCGGCGTATTCCAGTTGGGCGCCTCCAAGGAGGGCTTCCAGGTTATGGACACCCCCGGCGACTCCAAGTACGGCTTCACCCGGGAGCAGCTCTTCGAAGGCTTCCGGAAGCTGAAGGCCATGGGGGCCAAGCGCTTCGGCATCCACGCCTTTTTGGCCTCCAACACCCTGTCCAACGACTACTACCCCGCCCTGGCGGGCATTCTCTTTCAGCTCGCCGTGGACCTGGAGCGGGAGACCGGAGCCGACGTGGCTTTCATCAACCTGTCCGGCGGCGTAGGCATTCCCTACCGCCCCGACCAGCCGGAAAACGACATCATGGCCATCGGCGCGGGGGTGCGGGACCAGTACGAGTCCATCCTGGTCCCCGCCGGGATGGGAGACGTGGCCATTTTCACCGAGCTGGGCCGCTATCTGCTGGGCCCCAACGGCTGTCTGGTCACCACCGCCATCCGCGAAAAGCACACCTATAAGGAGTATATCGGCGTGGACGCCTGCGCCGCCAACCTGATGCGCCCAGCCATGTACGGCGCCTATCACCACATCACCGTCATGGGCAAGGAGGACGCCCCCTGCGACCACAAGTACGACGTGGTGGGCTCCCTGTGCGAGAACAACGACAAATTTGCCATTGACCGGCTGCTGCCCCGGATCGACCGGGGGGACCTGCTGGTCCTCCACGACACCGGCGCCCATGGCTTCTCCATGGGCTACAACTACAACGGCAAGCTGCGCTCCGCTGAGCTGCTCCTCCAGGCGGACGGCGGCGTCCGGCTCATCCGCCGGGCCGAGACCCCGGAGGATTACTTTGCCACCATGGTCTTTGACTGA
- the pyrE gene encoding orotate phosphoribosyltransferase: MTYKEEFITFMVRAGVLTFGDFVTKSGRKTPYFINTGNYKTGAQAAQLGDYYAACIQEHLPDGVDCLFGPAYKGIPLAVAAASSLYRNYGRDLPYCFNRKEAKDHGEGGSMVGYKPQDGDRVVIVEDVVTAGTAVRESLALFQALGDLKVTALIVSVDRMERGTRDCSTLDELRADHGIAVYPIVTVGEILAFLHNREIDGRVYIDDAMKARMEAYLAEYGPRA, encoded by the coding sequence ATGACCTACAAAGAGGAATTCATCACGTTCATGGTCCGCGCTGGCGTGCTCACCTTTGGGGATTTTGTCACCAAGTCCGGCCGCAAAACCCCCTATTTCATCAACACCGGCAACTATAAGACCGGCGCCCAGGCCGCCCAGTTGGGCGACTACTATGCCGCTTGCATCCAGGAGCATCTGCCCGACGGGGTGGACTGTCTCTTCGGCCCCGCCTACAAGGGCATCCCGCTGGCGGTGGCCGCCGCCTCCAGCCTGTACCGGAATTACGGCCGGGACCTGCCCTACTGCTTCAACCGCAAGGAGGCCAAGGACCACGGCGAGGGGGGCTCCATGGTGGGCTACAAGCCCCAGGACGGGGACCGGGTGGTCATCGTGGAGGACGTGGTCACCGCCGGCACCGCCGTGCGGGAGTCCCTGGCGCTCTTTCAGGCTCTGGGCGACCTGAAGGTCACCGCTCTCATCGTCTCGGTGGACCGGATGGAGCGGGGCACCCGGGACTGCTCCACCCTGGACGAGCTGCGCGCCGACCACGGCATCGCCGTCTACCCCATCGTCACCGTCGGGGAGATTCTCGCCTTCCTGCACAACCGGGAGATCGACGGCCGGGTGTATATCGACGACGCCATGAAGGCGCGCATGGAGGCCTATCTGGCGGAATACGGCCCCCGGGCTTAA
- a CDS encoding JAB domain-containing protein gives MGVHDGHRKRLKTQFLIHGEDFHDHQLLELLLCYAIPQGDVNGLAHALLDQFGSLAGVFDALPPSLTRVDGVGEHTAVLLKLIPKLAGRYSTIRSSPGDILASSRAARDYLLPYFQTGPRNEMVYLVCMDAKYKVLGCHKLGEGTVNAADITPRRVVELALAHNASAVLLAHNHVSGLALPSNADLLTTETLARVLREVGVELADHLIFTEDDMVSLKDSGLLNGYPNPY, from the coding sequence ATGGGTGTCCACGACGGCCACCGCAAGCGGCTGAAAACACAATTTCTCATCCATGGGGAGGATTTCCACGACCACCAGCTCCTGGAGCTGCTGCTGTGCTATGCCATTCCCCAAGGGGACGTGAACGGCCTGGCCCACGCCCTGCTGGACCAGTTCGGCTCTCTGGCCGGAGTGTTCGACGCCCTGCCCCCCTCCCTCACGCGGGTGGACGGGGTAGGGGAGCACACCGCCGTCCTTCTCAAGCTCATCCCCAAGCTGGCCGGCCGCTACTCCACCATCCGCAGCTCTCCGGGGGACATTCTGGCCTCCAGCCGGGCCGCCCGGGACTACCTGCTGCCCTACTTCCAGACGGGTCCCCGGAACGAGATGGTCTACCTGGTGTGCATGGATGCCAAGTACAAGGTGCTGGGCTGCCACAAGCTGGGGGAGGGCACGGTGAACGCCGCCGACATCACCCCCCGCCGGGTGGTGGAGCTGGCCCTGGCCCACAACGCCTCCGCCGTCCTCCTGGCCCACAACCACGTCTCAGGCCTGGCCCTCCCCTCCAACGCCGACCTGCTCACCACTGAAACGCTCGCCCGGGTGCTGCGGGAGGTGGGGGTGGAGCTGGCCGACCACCTGATCTTTACCGAGGACGACATGGTCTCCCTGAAGGATAGCGGCCTGCTGAACGGGTATCCTAACCCATA